GGAAGATCATAAAGTCTTCAGCTTTCACTTCCTCTCTTCGACGCGCTTCTTTTCAacccaaaaaatgtataccTCACCatttcagttttcaaaaaaatcccaaaatactaaaaactgtttattttttgatttttttttaagtgtgtTGCCTACTCTACTCTCCATTTCAAATTATGTGATTTAGGTCATATCAAAtactgttttataaaatatacatattgtAAGTGTAGTTTGCATAGCAAGGAATTATCTGTATGTACATATGATGTACGGAGTAGGTATGTACAGTCGTGGCCGTTGAAAACtaagacactttgacaacgccaaaattttgactttgtaAATGGGATTGAAAGTGAAGTTTCTCAAAATGCCATTCAAACATAAATCAGAGGTGTAgaacataaaatttattgcaaaaataattcatgttaattcaactttagaaccaaacggactatctcgtgatgacggaaaacgccctgatggaaaggtcaacctttggtttgggacgttactgtcgtagatacacttgcagacagttacgtattgaaaacatctgaagtctcaggttttgccgctgaaatggcttgcaaacgcaaacataacaaatatagttcaattatttcgtcaaactacatatttaaaggtttagcctttgaaaccttaggccattggtgcaaagaaacaatagatttcattaatgtcatcggagaccgacttatggcggaatcaggggattcaaaatctaagaaattcctttttgagaggatttcccttgccatttaacgtggaaacgctgcaagcattcggggcacttttccagattccgcattattatcggaaattttcgcattgtaaattaaaaatattatttaataaatatttatttaatattcttgaaataattattaaacaaaataacgaAACTGTAGtaatcaatattttatttgagcaCCATCGGCATCTATCACCTTTTGAAGGCCTCTTGGGTCTTGGCATCGACAGTACTATTATACTTCCTCAACATACCTACTCTATCGGAATTTGATGCCATGTGTTCGCAATACTTTGTACCAATTCTTGCCGGTCGGCACATTGTTCACTAGAAAAAATtctctaataataataacactaTGCcacatttttcacttttttttttctaacattgaCTAAAATACCTGTAttccatttaattttgttcagaaaattaaaaaatgatcacCAAAATACGAGCCCTaacaacaaaatgttcggacaAGCATTGTTTTATTAGTGAAGAAGgcagaaagtaaaaatttgaaagaaataacttcctttttttttaagtatacCGTAGAGTTtaatgtgaaaaataatatacCACAGTAGATACTGAACATCATTGAATATAATAAACATTACAATAActaataatcaaaatgaaacaattaaaacagaaaaacttGGCAACTAAATGTTCGGACAAAATGCTGTTTTACAAACTTAATATTCAGTTACGTCCCCTTTTGCTTTTATGACTGCCTGAATCCTGGCGGGCATAGTTTTTACTAGATCCCCACAAAATTCTGGGGTAAAACTGGcccatattttttcaatttgattttttaaatcctgaATTGTTCTCTGTGGGTAATTTCTTAAATAGCTTTTCATTTTGTGCCAAAGAGTTTCGATGACATTTAGGTCCGGACTATTTGAAGGCCATGAAAGAACATTTATGTTATGTTCACCGAACCATTTTTTAGTTGTTTTCGCGGTGTGACATGCTGCCCCATCttgttggaaaataaaatcatCTTGAGGATACAAAACTGAAGAGTCGATAATaaactattttgtaaaatttcttgGTATTTTTCTGCATTTACCGTACCCTCAATAAATTGATATTTCCCCAAACCTCTTGCAGACATGCATCCCCAAATCATCACACTTTTCGGAAACTTCACAGTTCTTTTTAGGCAGTCTTTATGAAACGCTTCTTCTTTTGAACGAATGACTCTTTTTCAATAATCTCCCACAGAGACGTCGAATTTTGATTTATCACTAAAAACAACTTTACTCCAGTCTTCATCCGTCCGTTTTACTTTTGATTGGGCCCAGAGTAGTCTgttcttcttttgtttttccgTCAGTAGTGGCTTTTCCTTGgcctaaataaaaatgattttgtacTCACAAAATTTTGCTTACTTTTGTACCTTGTAAAAGCTTAGTCCAGACTTATGAATCCATTTTCGGCAACACTCTCGCGATAAATTAGTGCCAGACTCGTCATTCCATTGGGCAGTGATATCCCGCAAAGTAtttcttcgatttttttttacaaatcttaattaaatttctttgaGAACGTTGGGTAACAATTCTCGGTCTTCCTGGACTTTTTCCTTTAACCTTCAGTTCTCCAGTTTCggcatatttttttataatatcacCTACTGTAGACTTGGGCACGTCCAAATCATTTGCCATAATTCGAACAGTTTGTCCTTggcagtattttttaatgataatTTCACGTATTTTAACGTTTGTTGCAAATCCACGACCCATTACAGTTCAAAACTCtcaattttttacttaaattaaatcaaaaatattataattgtTACGTACGCAAGAGGTACCAGTTActttaactgtcaaaataagcAACTTTTTTCCAGAgcctactaaaaaaaatacaaatatgcattttgtCCGAACATTTAGTTGCCAACATttacttgtcaaatttaaacattttgttttaaaatatgagATGTATACGTAATACACaagtaaaattgtctttttgtaacagaaaaatattatctttATCCTCTACATCAATTCGTAAtgcattattaaatttctactAACTACAGCAATACTTTTTGTGTCTTTAGTATATTTGTCCGAACATTTAGTTGTTAGGGCTCGTACTCCATCACGtcaggtttttttgttttcatatttaaagAGTGGTCGGAATAATCCGTAGTAATAACTCATATTCACGATATAGACTgaactaaaaaaatttattacatgTTATCTAATATGTATTAAACTACACAAAATTTAACACTAGATAATAAGTTGAACACAAACTTAACaaggaaatattttcaagaatTTCGTTTTTCTCTTTTATGAGGAGTAAAGTCTTCCTTTTCCAGAAACCAGCAGGAGTTCCTCATCATTGTCGAATCCCATCTACCTTGATACCTTATTTCCATGACGCTGATATCTTGATGAAAACGCTCCCCTTGTTCATCATTTACAGCCCCTAAGTTTTGTGGAAAGAAGTAAAATTTATGAGTGCAGAAAATGCACTTTCAGAGACATTCGGCAGCCAagtgttttataattttccaACAATTTGTATAAATATGGAACAGACTACTTGCTTAAACGGAGAATAAATTGATCTGCGATTACAAATCAGTAGTAAAggatcaaatttaaatttatttcgcaTAATAATGCGCTAGGTTAacgtttatcaaaaaaaaatattactcaAAAATGTGACGTGTTgagggtttttatttttaccattATAAGTCAAATGGCATGTTTTAAGACTGTTACTAAAAATTACGCttgttagaaaaaattacatttgccCAAAAGTTATCGTCATTTAAGTATTGATGGGCAAAACGCAGTCTTTCCCTTTTGTTTGCAACAgtcaaaacaattttgttagCCGTAGCTCGTATTGCAGTGCATTTTTCTCTTAGGAAGTTGACTAACAACGCATCATCATTACCCTGTGATACCTTCATTCTTCCGGTGCCTTGCTTTGTTCTGATGGTCCCAGTTTGTTCAAATTTACGTTTTGCCACAATATTTTTagccacattaatttctctcgctaTGGCccttatactcacaccgtccctcagtatcgtggtgataacacttttttgcaaatcagataggtacctaattgcggcatttcaaaagttacgcatGACTCTGATCTAATATGTCAAAAACTGACAGTGACTGTATAATCCTTGATGGAAACCCTATTTACGccaatcaaatttcggaatttaggtatagagtgtttaaatcttcctgtctgagatttcaacagCCGCGACTGTATATGTAATAGCGTGGCGGTGTGGATTGCATTGTAAAACTAAAACCAGAAAATCATTGTATtatatttctaaaaaataatctCTCCAAACTAAAAACCAAAAGTCTTAAATATGcacgttataaaaaattggaaagagtAAAAAGCCCTAAACAAATACCATCGAAAAgaccaaaataattatgtaaatggaTAAATTGATTTGGCCAAATATGATAatcagagaaaaaaattaaatttagtttttcctGTGATGTTCTTCTGGAAAATTTCTGATCAAAGTTCATTTGCTAATACAACTCATCGGTAACATATActtgtttaaaaatgtcatacCTTCATATTTATCAATTGAATATAGTGTTCAAGAACGATGAATAAGTTCCGACACACCTTAGAAACAGCATTTACTGTTCGGGAAGCCAACACTTCGGACGCATTTTTACAtctgaacaaattttaaaacgaTTCCAGTTTTAAAACATGGAAGATCAACGTGTAAGTAACTCTATTTAACTTTGAATTACTTCTTAACATtctgttaatatttttaatattttacccATTTTTTCTCATAACTTTTTCACATTCTATTGTTCTTGGACCTTTTTAGATTTCTAGTAGGTACAATctccatttttcttttcttttatttaatctTGCTTTTTGCTGATGATTACATTTTGAAATGCAGGAATCCCCCGAAGATCGCAAGAGGAAGAGGCAGGCCGAGCGTTCTAAAGAGGAGGAGATGAGAAAGCAGAAGGAGCGTCGTAGACAAGATGAACGTAGAAAGCACGAAGAACGTCGCTGGCATGAAGAGCGTAAAAgatacgaagagagaaagcgCCAGGAGGAGAGAAGATGGCAGGAGGAACAAGAGGCTCAAAGAAGAGTTGATGAGCACAAGAAGGAAGaagaaaagaacaaaaaacactAGTATACTTTTGGTCAATTCCCATTTTTTGTGACTTCATTCAGTAATGTAGTAGCAGTttaactaataaaaatttccTATTCGGAATATTggtttcattttgaaaattaaggTCCAGATACgttgttataaaaataaattttaaggaGTGGCTTCTCCGTCCAGGTGgacttttgaaaaaaaaatgtcaactccTCGATTGCTTAAGGCTGTTTGTTGCCTACTGGTTGGCCAAGCAAAGGTAAAGTTGGCTAaacggattttaattatttttccacagTCTTATGTTTGAAGCTATGGTGagcatattttttgttaaacattaacatATCTCATGGGGGGACTctctgttttttgaaaaatcgcttcattcttttaaaaaaaattaatgtttttcaataatttcccttttttttgctgaatttttcattttgaggcgatttaaaaagtgcattggATTCAGAAGAACGCATCTCATGGGGGGACTGTctcagtttttggaaaaacaacttagattggaagaaaaaaaataaacaaaagattCAACAAAACGGGCAGCCCACTATACTTCTCAGTGACGTGAATTCGTGGAAATAGAATAGCCGGAAAGTAAGGGTGCCATGGTTTTCAAATGGCAATTCGCTCTTATCGCCGCTTTTATCGCTCATCGCAGCTCCAACATAAACGTTCCCTAAGATAGACAGACTGTTTTGATTCCTACTGTGTGTTCCTACctttacatttttgccctcACCAAGATGGCCGCCGATTGTATTGCTGGTTGCTGTTGGAAACAAATAATATAGTTTTATAATGATGGGGATAGCAGAATACAATAGAAGGATGCATTAAATAACAATGCACGAaagtcaaattaatttattgatgtTTAAAAAGTATAACCTTTGTTAAAAGCCGTCTTACAGACTTAggctttttaaatttttgttgaactgtttgttaaagtaaaaaagtccaattttggtactattggggacaaaatactttggtcatcacttttctgtcacttcaaaaaaaaaaaaatgtaaaccaagcattaacgtcaagtcaacgttggtgacaattttaaattattgaccTTTatcttgtcaaaattatgGCCTTTCGACCgttcaaaaatttataatcGTCCCCTTTGCTTCTGAGGGATTGTCCATGGGCcaaattgccttgtggaaaccttttcaattttttctccTTGGAATTTCTCATTCGGTGAtccatttttcggtatttattTACTTCCTTAACTCTTTTGCCAAACATTTGCTTCCAAATCGTTCACAGGCTGTACTTGCTGTGatcaaattaaacaaaacttcAAATGTTAAAAGTTTATTATGACAAAATAACAAATGCTTAAAAGCTCTATGGAATGCATAACAACcacaataaaataacaaaaggggcgtaaaaaatataaagcgTAACAACGAgtgaaaaaattaactaaaatgAATAATACTATTTGATGTTTGTAAATGTTGCACGACGGTAATTACTTCTATAAAACAATGAAGCAGAGTATTATCAGTTATCTTACACGAGTTACATcctgttttaaaataaactcaACCATTTAGTACTTAAGCTTTAAGTAAATTCGTTGTTCACTTTACGCAAAATTGAATAGAAACAATTACAACTACTGGTCCCTTGTTCCATCTTAACCTACTTTCATATAAAGATACTTAAAGATTAGCCTTCAAAAATGGTTTCAAATACAGCTTGAATGATTTATTTACTGGCTCGGAATTCAGTGGACTTTTTGAAGCTTCCTCGAACAATCTTTCGTACACGTTACCGTCGAAAGCTCCAAGTGTAGAACCTAGGACTTCATCGCGGATGTCGAAACTGTCAACGATTCCAATAGCGTTGGGTCGAATAAGTGCAAGCAGCTCTTCCAACCAAGCTTGCAGTGTTTCTATATCATTTCCGGTGATGGTCGTGAActgcaaaaatataattgaaatttatttacgtCGTGTGCTGACAAATCTTACTCTTAGCAAATCGCCTGTTAGTCTAAGGGCCGTGTACACTCCATATAAATTCAAAAGCTGCACGAGAACAACTTTCAATTCTTTGGAAACGTTCAAATTGTTAACAGTATTGTAGAAAGTTTCCACAATGAAACTCCTACAATGTGCTTCAGCGGCTGCTACCAGCTCGATTGAGGTTTCGTTCCAAGCATCTTCGTACGCTTTTCCTTTACTCATTCTTTCGTTAATATGGCGACTGGctaattcaatttttctacAACGAACAAGTTAAAACAGCTCTCGCGAAAATTGCTTGATTACCTTGCGGCAGTTTGTTGTAAGGCATATATAATCCACTCCACGGACCTCTCAAAAGGCCTGTTTCGGTTCAAATCATTTCCTAAATATCTCACAGTCGTGAACTTTTGCAAATTGTTACGATTTTGCCACGACTTCACGAGAAAACGAGCCGTTTGTAAGAACAGAACTGTATTTTCACCCTCGTAGGTGCACATCGCGGTCACTAGTCCATAGGTGGATGGTAGATTTGACGAGGTCATGTAACCGTGACCTCCACAAGCCAAGCGACATATTTCCACTCCCTGAGCCGCATCGGCGCTGCTCACAGCTTTCAAACAACAAGCAACGGCGTGCAGCTACAATTCATTAGTTATgacacaaaatttataatctaAGGAGGGTCAAATcaaatttctagtttttgCTCTAAAAACTTACTTCAGGCAAACTTTCCAGCTGTCCAGCTTCCAGTTCTGAAGTTACGTTGTTGTACACATCCCACAGCCAGGTGCCGCTGTACTGGAAAGCGAAGTAGGTTGCAATATGAGGAAACAGTTTGTACTGTTGTGAtacaaaatcaataatttgTGGCTCTGGTTGACTGTAACATAagattgttattttttgtatttatgcCGTGACATAATAAACTTGGAAAACTGTCGGTCATGAAAAACAAGGCAAAGTCGCTTAGACAAAAACGAATCAGTAAAATAAGAAGAGACTTCCGGATCGTTTGTATAAGTTAGGTTAGTTTCGGTTTGGCATCGACGACAGCGCCACCGAGTGATTTTCCCTGTGTGTAATTACATaactacactgaccggcacaaaaaacgactcattattatttctttaataaatgatcttgaaattatatttgtgattatttttcttaattatagttaaattgggatattttcaatggtcgggagtgctatgttcaccatggcaaccgatttgttttgtttaaataaattattagaaaatttgcgctaCTTCGATGTTGTGTatttgtcggttgatttacatgttaaaagatttaatttgacaatacgagatactaattcaaaatgctgttaaaattttggcaatttttcgtaacataaaattttttctaaaaaattactttttttttcattaaaattttatttgctgtgtttaatattttgtttgtcggatattctttggcaaagaataacttaaataacacttatcaatacaacatgatgtcaaaaaaatgtctaagacaatgaattacttaactacatatattaataaaattcaaagtgagtcgttttttgtgccggtcagtgtagaaaatgtttaaatgagattttcaaaaaaatctttaagtTGGTAATTAAATTGGTACGAGTCAACTTTTGTAGTTCATGACCAAGTGGGCTCCCAAACTTACGATAAATGTGACTTACTCAGGCTTGATTTGCGACTGGTGTCTAACGGCACTGTATCTAGTGGCTATGGTGACGGCTTTCCTCAAGTAATGTGCGGCATCCTGAACTATCACTACTCTTACAAAAATCATCGTTCCGTATGTCAATTTACTACTGGGCGACTTGACGTAGGTACCGTCCTAAAGCGAAAACGTTATTACTCAAGCAAAAAGTCAACACGAGTGATGCTCACGCTCAGGACTTGACTATTCTTCATCAGCATATTTGTTCTTGGTATCCGAACGCGATCAAAACCGAGATAGCCGTTGTTGGTGCTGTTCATGCCGAGTTTGCAACCGATCTCGCCGATTTTAATGCCCGACAGGGGCTCGTGAGTTTCTTCATCTCGGAGTTGGACTATGAACGGGTGGATCCCATAACATTTACCCTTTGTGTAGAGCTGGGCAAGAACGACGGCGTAATTCGCAGAATGACCCACTGAAATTTGAGTTGTTAGCAatttattcattcattttcATCTTTCAACTAACATCCTCCCGGCCACCACTTGTACGATGTTAAAGTGGGACTGTGCAAAACGAATTCTTCTTTCGATGCGTCGTAAGTTGCAGTGGTTTCAAGTCCTCTAATAAATGTTCCATGACCTAATTCggtctaaaaaaataatagtatataaCTCTAGCTGTAATTATAACACAACATCGTACTTGTGCGTAAGTTCCGATGATGTCGCAGTTCCACGCTTTCTGTATCCATTCGGCTTGCTGTTCAATTGTTCCTTGTCCCATTAAGGTCGgtataaacataacataaTGAAGCGTCAAAGGGTTGCCATCTTTCAAAATGGCTGAACCTAACTGTCCACCCAGTATTTCCCttcaaaaagaatttttttttcaaataccaCATATGATAAagagtgtatttttaaaatgtgccgaaattttacatacgacgttgtgggacaacgtaaaagactaaaagcaattaaaaaaaatcgtagctcaaaaaataaatgtcattttattttttgacagaattttttaaatattttttccgagttctacatgaagccagtagctcgtggttaaaatttgtccacgcatttcaataacaccctgtataaataaataagttcgTTATTGTTTTGGTTGCGACTTATtaaatgctttttttatttttcgtggttaaaatttgtccacgcatttcaataacaccctgtataaataaataagttcgTTATTGTTTTGGTTGCGActtattaaatgttttttttattttatgcaaCAGCAGCACTAGTTATTTTATAATTCATAATAGCACTCGTTCTCAAAAAGAGCCAGTCTTGTATAAGCAACTTACATGATCTACGAAAAATGCTGGTGAATACATGAAAAATCACATTCGCGCCAAAAATCATAaaggttgtaaaaaaataacgaACTTTTTTATACGTAATTAACAGATTCGTTTCgataatacgagtatgtatgaCAATTAAGGTTGTTACGTTTTGTTATTGaactgaataaataaattcaccCAAATTAATATGTTAATGTGCTGTGTGGTCGACTGTatataatatgtacatacaataaaagtttcaatttttaaaaccacTTAAATTAATATGTAAATCTAGTTGTAAAACCAGTCCGAAAACagctttgacaaaaaatgtcaatagtttattgtaattttccaGTGAACGGCAatctttaaaacaaaaatttaattgaatcgCTGATTGCAGAAACCACATGAGTTAATAATATCAAAATGTtgagaattaaaataaaaccacCCGAAACTATTTTCTAGTTATTTGACCCGATGACAGTGGCCgtgaaataatagtttttaTCTACGACTATTAAATAACACCTattatttgttgtattttacTCCTAGTTAATTATGATATACATTATGTATTAACCGCATTAATTATGGTTGTTATATACAACCTCATAATTGTACAGGCAAACCTCGCCGTTCGCGGGGGTTACGTTCCAGAAGAATGCCGCGATGCGCAATGCCCAATAATAAAAACGGCGTTATGTTCCATAAACTAGATTTATTTATACTATGCcacctcaaaaaattcaaaaatacataaacGTGCGTATGTAAACAtgcaaatacattttcaaaacataaaatataaaGCAAAAAGCACTAAAACAAAAACcgacaaaaccataaaaaaaGCATAAAACATAGGTACTGACTGCAACAAATTCGATAGTTCAGGATTTTAAACAAacgtacaatcgcggccatctaaaagtgaacgatagcttgcgaaaatttccatatttttcgttaaattaaattaggctgtattcattggcgttcgtgcagatgcaagtcttactgcaatgtaattctctcgccacagcagccaacgaccagttttcttctagctttgcaataagccctagctgtctgagtcggagtgagatgtcgtggcattttaaaaaatactttcaataatttttttttaactatttaaaaaaaaagttcatttTTGGATGACCGCAATTGTACATGTACACAAAAATTTAGTCATCAAGATCTGATGGTTTAGTATGTAGATAGTAGACTTGCtcttaaaaaaatctgttattgatttttgaatttgttttttctttagttCAGAAAAAAGTTGCctgcaaaaaaatgttatctaATCCTCTGTTGGTAACTAAGCTCCTTTCGGTATCAGGATCTATCTCGGCAACCTTGCTTTTGACTTGTGTTATCATGTTAAATAGTTCTTGAAGTTCATTGATTGTTAGCGTTGACAATTCCATCCGCGAACGGCAAAGAAAAGGGGCACATAAGTGCCCGGCGTAAAATCAAATCAGCGAAACTCAAATCCGCAAACGGCATGGCGTGCATGTACTATTTATTGCTTATAATTGCATTATCTACAAGAACGTAACCATGGTAACAAAACGAACATTTactgtcattgaattttgacatttgaatgCATTTTTTGGGTTTGTTAAAAACGCGATTTTTGTCAATAGTCGTAGATAAAAGATCGTATTTGACTCGCATATATGGGTTATTATTACACTCGGATGACTCACTCGCCTAACGGCTCGTTTCATAATTTTcatgtttttagaataaagttcTTTCGCTCCGCGACCGAGGTAGAGACAAGAGgattacatacatattatttagttagttttattcGACTGCAGAAGACAGGTGTTTCAGTGTCGATTCTGTGATTTGAgctaaaattttatgaaaatggcgcgtttattttcgaatagtgAATACATAGGTGTTGTGTTGGCGTATGATGAAGCGTGTGCGAGTGCTCCCCGAGCCCATGGAATTTCCGTGCGACTTCTTCTTGTGGGGGGTGCATGCTGCATGAAAGACGTTGTATATTCGATTCTAATTGATACAATTGAAGTTTTAAATGAACAGGTAGGAAATGCTGCCACAATGATTCGCAATAACAGAGGAATGCTGGGAAGAGTGGAGGAATTATTTCGTCCGCGccttcatttttgtaattaaattagtGATTAGGTACTCTGATTACTTTTTGCGGATTAATACACTAATTTTAGAagacattttgtcattatCTTAGGTA
The sequence above is drawn from the Tenebrio molitor chromosome X, icTenMoli1.1, whole genome shotgun sequence genome and encodes:
- the ACOX1 gene encoding acyl-coenzyme A oxidase 1, with translation MKMSKSTNPDLEAERKKCTFNTLELTHLLDGGAQRTEERHSRESFFLEDPELQSKVPLEYLSHKEKYEEAVRKACIIFRKVQELQSQGRGGMDNFREILGGQLGSAILKDGNPLTLHYVMFIPTLMGQGTIEQQAEWIQKAWNCDIIGTYAQTELGHGTFIRGLETTATYDASKEEFVLHSPTLTSYKWWPGGLGHSANYAVVLAQLYTKGKCYGIHPFIVQLRDEETHEPLSGIKIGEIGCKLGMNSTNNGYLGFDRVRIPRTNMLMKNSQVLSDGTYVKSPSSKLTYGTMIFVRVVIVQDAAHYLRKAVTIATRYSAVRHQSQIKPDQPEPQIIDFVSQQYKLFPHIATYFAFQYSGTWLWDVYNNVTSELEAGQLESLPELHAVACCLKAVSSADAAQGVEICRLACGGHGYMTSSNLPSTYGLVTAMCTYEGENTVLFLQTARFLVKSWQNRNNLQKFTTVRYLGNDLNRNRPFERSVEWIIYALQQTAARKIELASRHINERMSKGKAYEDAWNETSIELVAAAEAHCRSFIVETFYNTVNNLNVSKELKVVLVQLLNLYGVYTALRLTGDLLRFTTITGNDIETLQAWLEELLALIRPNAIGIVDSFDIRDEVLGSTLGAFDGNVYERLFEEASKSPLNSEPVNKSFKLYLKPFLKANL
- the LOC138140303 gene encoding matrix metalloproteinase-2-like codes for the protein MEDQRESPEDRKRKRQAERSKEEEMRKQKERRRQDERRKHEERRWHEERKRYEERKRQEERRWQEEQEAQRRVDEHKKEEEKNKKH